A single window of Drosophila suzukii chromosome 3, CBGP_Dsuzu_IsoJpt1.0, whole genome shotgun sequence DNA harbors:
- the LOC108014402 gene encoding uncharacterized protein — MAKCRSRSILNDETPTPEASCPAPAPAPANPSPQPQLQQQQQQQNYLPQTSLLKIEPFVPSFNQRLRRRPIGRSHSTLSHNVIPKRPVQQQQLQQQQQIQQQSELQVGQQQHLKRSYAAAAQIRQQQQQQQRNLPRGVGIQRQRSKSTSSSAASNSCRPATAAVTPNTLVGSTGGTLVSGAIVTPQPNGICRIQRLPKEREELPDRINYDKRGLTAIPIFEQEPNLRLLSLQHNLINTFHIPKELPPPPPPVPPPPIATPRESNNNKLGEYSNGNGTKEGGRSGLRGHHPGRLTRAMTNAGGNSHRLSPKSGGSPGSGSPLTTQALAINGGTAAGRSKLAKRGYNYGQAQLTPPPALRMRYGLEKSKSFVSSSLQAMKHQQQLIQRRAFLKATRGGGVGLAAGSNLLQSCDEGSALHSSNLSLCGGCGEEEDSPSVMTSISALEQLSIKNKQLSLSASYGNIFQQLVFLDLYDNQIERIANLDGLPSLSVLLLGKNRITDIGGLSSLKDSLRVLDLHGNKLTSLGNRINCLQQLKSLNLAGNQIRQINQQDFLGLRCLRELNLKRNKLRRINGFQHLVALERLWLCHNDLHRVDDMASIARATRLLEVTIENNPVSLAGDCVSFLVSYLPLLQTLSQMPITEQVRRAALAWRQHKEQAQAAPGSSEAYHSIRREEVISNARTNWELLRSQQTVVGRPKSRLTSELAKINESNEGPTAEEAETESEESQQPKELMDELQALIKLPPIAKNLRNPQEEDGASSEASSLGPNVDSCSSCYSSDNEDGGAKNKPQTPQIDENCNKVGLADKAPPSPLPVASQSPEVAKVAPPTPVASSPSPPALTLTPPAAPGTPVPGGTTTPPPPGITATLPVPNTASSNTSRPTSSKQRSRHAPITQLGLQINQRGGPGASSKRYMAGSLVRAQTVSSSTSNSSSSNSTGRGKATNNGLTLVATQTKAATNNTSGQSSAGAGAGTGVATTGAAAAGTTATPSAAITVSKPSAAEREREQGGDYLIEICGRYLNIYGQGALRFIDKQWNPAKANDVHTLNFSYINFNSIVCVLGRIKVRFPHAEHYVFRETNISCLGQLNGLAELQGLSSLLIDAEGNGITLKESWRAYAIYRLSHWGLKQLNGQEVTEAEVEAANAMYVGLSDLVLWSMPEVMLQPLLARLRLDETCTASKLSPKEWLLRPDNKSLRLVVGKEALQWKKNAGGAGIGAGTATSMNLNPSTEAGSTAMAPSARDRGRQHFALLLENTCNAVEKLHKLETLWPSMLLDIVRNTLLDYAQLDVYLRNLMCELMK, encoded by the exons ATGGCCAAGTGCCGCAGTCGCTCCATACTCAACGATGAAACCCCCACGCCGGAGGCATCCTGCCCTGCTCCTGCTCCAGCTCCTGCGAATCCCTCGCCCCAACCCcaactgcaacaacaacaacaacaacagaacTACTTACCTCAAACATCTTTGCTGAAAATCGAACCGTTCGTTCCTAGTTTTAATCAAAGACTACGCCGGCGTCCTATTGGTCGCTCCCATAGCACCTTAAGCCACAACGTCATCCCAAAGCGACCagtgcagcagcaacagctgcagcagcaacagcaaatCCAGCAGCAATCGGAGCTCCAAGTTGGCCAGCAGCAACATTTAAAGCGGAGCTATGCTGCAGCAGCCCAAATCcgtcagcagcagcagcaacagcagagGAATCTTCCACGAGGCGTGGGAATCCAGCGCCAGCGCTCCAAGTCGACATCCTCCTCGGCGGCCTCCAATAGCTGTCGACCTGCCACGGCGGCTGTAACACCAAATACTCTAGTGGGCAGCACGGGCGGAACTCTGGTGAGCGGAGCCATCGTCACTCCGCAGCCAAATGGCATCTGCCGCATCCAGAGATTGCCCAAGGAGCGCGAGGAGTTGCCCGATCGCATCAACTACGACAAGAGGGGGCTCACGGCCATACCCATTTTCGAGCAGGAGCCCAATCTTCGGCTGTTGTCGCTGCAGCACAACCTGATCAATACCTTCCACATACCCAAGGAGCTgccaccgccgccgccacCAGTGCCTCCTCCTCCCATCGCCACTCCGCGGgagagcaacaacaataagcTGGGTG AATACAGTAACGGTAATGGAACCAAGGAAGGAGGACGCTCTGGCCTGCGAGGCCATCATCCAGGCAGACTCACCCGTGCCATGACCAATGCAGGCGGTAATTCCCATCGCCTATCGCCCAAATCCGGCGGGAGTCCGGGTTCCGGCAGTCCACTGACCACCCAGGCACTGGCCATTAACGGAGGAACCGCCGCTGGACGATCCAAGTTGGCCAAAAGGGGCTACAACTACGGACAAGCACAGCTGACGCCTCCACCTGCGCTGCGCATGCGCTATGGACTGGAGAAGTCCAAGAGCTTTGTGAGTAGCAGCCTGCAGGCCATGAAGCATCAACAGCAGCTCATCCAGAGGCGGGCCTTTCTCAAGGCCACACGAGGCGGAGGAGTGGGCTTGGCGGCGGGCAGCAATCTTCTTCAAAGTTGCGATGAAGGCAGTGCCCTGCACAGCAGCAATCTCTCGTTGTGTGGAGGATGCGGCGAAGAGGAGGATTCGCCCAGTGTGATGACCTCCATTTCCGCCCTGGAGCAGCTGAGCATCAAGAACAAGCAGTTGAGTCTGAGTGCCAGCTATGGGAACATTTTCCAGCAGCTCGTATTCCTGGATCTCTATGATAACCAGATCGAGAGGATAGCCAATCTGGATGGACTGCCATCGCTTTCGGTGCTGCTGCTAGGCAAGAACAGGATTACGGACATTGGTGGTCTGTCCTCGCTGAAGGATTCCCTGAGAGTGCTGGATCTTCATGGCAATAAACTCACCAGTCTGGGCAATCGCATCAACTGCCTGCAGCAACTGAAGTCTCTCAATCTGGCGGGGAATCAAATACGTCAGATAAACCAGCAGGATTTCCTGGGACTGCGATGTCTCAGGGAGTTGAACTTGAAGCGGAACAAACTCAGGCGAATCAATGGCTTCCAGCACTTGGTGGCTCTGGAGAGGCTCTGGTTGTGCCACAACGACCTGCACAGAGTGGACGACATGGCCAGCATAGCGAGGGCCACTCGCCTCCTGGAGGTTACAATCGAGAATAATCCCGTCTCCCTGGCAGGCGACTGTGTTTCCTTCCTGGTCTCATACCTCCCGCTGCTGCAGACGCTCAGCCAGATGCCCATCACGGAACAGGTGCGTCGGGCGGCTCTGGCTTGGCGACAGCACAAGGAACAGGCCCAAGCTGCTCCTGGAAGCTCCGAGGCTTATCATAGCATCCGGCGAGAAGAGGTGATATCCAATGCCCGGACAAACTGGGAACTGCTGCGATCCCAACAAACGGTGGTGGGTCGTCCCAAGAGCCGGCTCACCAGCGAGCTGGCCAAAATCAATGAGTCCAACGAAGGTCCGACTGCCGAAGAGGCGGAAACCGAATCCGAGGAGTCTCAACAGCCCAAGGAACTGATGGATGAACTGCAGGCACTGATTAAACTGCCGCCAATAGCCAAGAATTTAAGGAATCCGCAGGAGGAGGATGGTGCCTCCTCGGAGGCCTCTAGCCTGGGACCCAATGTGGACTCCTGCTCCAGTTGTTATAGCTCGGATAATGAGGATGGTGGCGCCAAAAATAAACCACAGACGCCGCAGATTGATGAGAACTGTAATAAAGTGGGTTTGGCGGATAAGGCACCACCATCCCCACTTCCAGTTGCAAGTCAATCTCCTGAAGTGGCAAAAGTAGCACCTCCAACTCCAGTGGCTTCTTCACCTTCGCCGCCTGCCTTGACCTTGACTCCGCCAGCTGCTCCTGGAACTCCAGTGCCTGGGGGCACGACCACACCTCCTCCTCCAGGCATAACTGCTACCTTGCCTGTGCCCAACACTGCATCCTCCAATACAAGTCGCCCGACGAGCAGCAAACAGCGTTCCCGTCATGCGCCTATCACTCAACTGGGTTTGCAGATCAACCAGAGAGGAGGACCAGGTGCATCTTCCAAGCGGTACATGGCGGGTAGTCTGGTGCGGGCACAAACCGTGAGCAGCAGCACCAGTAACAGCAGCAGCTCCAATAGCACCGGTCGCGGTAAGGCCACCAACAATGGATTAACTTTGGTGGCCACTCAAACGAAGGCGGCAACGAACAATACTTCCGGTCAATCTTCAGCAGGAGCGGGAGCAGGCACAGGAGTAGCCACAACCggagcagcagctgcaggAACAACAGCCACTCCCAGTGCCGCCATCACGGTGTCCAAGCCAAGCGCCGCTGAACGGGAGAGAGAACAAGGTGGCGATTACCTGATTGAGATTTGTGGAAGGTACCTGAACATCTATGGCCAGGGAGCCCTCCGTTTCATCGACAAGCAGTGGAACCCGGCCAAGGCCAATGATGTCCACACGCTAAACTTCAGCTACATAAACTTCAACAGCATCGTCTGCGTGCTGGGCAGGATAAAGGTGCGATTCCCACACGCCGAGCACTATGTTTTCCGGGAAACGAACATCTCCTGCTTGGGTCAACTCAATGGACTGGCCGAGCTCCAGGGCCTGAGCAGTTTACTCATCGATGCCGAGGGGAATGGCATCACCTTGAAGGAATCCTGGCGAGCGTACGCCATCTACAGGCTATCTCACTGGGGATTGAAGCAGCTGAATGGCCAGGAGGTAACCGAGGCTGAAGTGGAGGCTGCCAATGCCATGTATGTTGGACTCTCGGACCTGGTGCTATGGTCCATGCCGGAGGTGATGCTGCAGCCGCTTTTGGCCAGACTTCGTCTGGATGAGACCTGCACGGCCAGCAAGTTGTCTCCCAAAGAGTGGCTCCTGCGGCCGGACAACAAATCCCTGCGACTTGTGGTGGGAAAAGAAGCGCTCCAGTGGAAGAAGAATGCTGGTGGAGCCGGGATTGGAGCAGGAACTGCCACCTCCATGAATCTGAATCCATCGACGGAAGCGGGAAGCACTGCCATGGCTCCCAGTGCCAGAGATCGAGGTCGTCAGCACTTTGCCCTGCTGCTGGAAAACACCTGCAACGCCGTGGAGAAACTGCACAAACTGGAAACGTTGTGGCCCAGCATGCTCCTCGACATCGTCCGGAATACGCTGCTGGATTACGCCCAGTTGGATGTTTACCTGCGGAATCTCATGTGCGAGCTTATGAAGTGA
- the LeuRS-m gene encoding leucine--tRNA ligase, mitochondrial, whose protein sequence is MQALRTRRPWRGAYWSSWRRLLTQSCTGNENPELTNDVKHRIEAHWREQLSGGQFNPKESQDKYYVLSMFPYPSGNLHMGHVRVYTIADSVARFQRMCGKNVFQPMGWDSFGLPAENAANQRGVEPASWTEQNIAQMKDQLKRLGCSFDWNHELSTCSPQYYKWTQNLFLMLHRHGLAYQNEALVNWDPVDKTVLADEQVDANGCSWRSGAKVEKKLLRQWFIRTSAYAKQLLDGLEDPTLRDWRDIINLQRHWIGECDGYAFNLLTSASGLLRVWTAHPEHLKDPHAFLVLRNNHHLSKLEDASSFSAENPFAGTTMPVVFGDEVTFPPKCDVYLAAPSFRDEDKELWESYGQAFTSSDKEEVSLSPANWELLRKEVLQTATRLNVGGYRVSSKLQDWLISRQRYWGTPIPIVHCPKCGAVPVPEEQLPVSLPPKDSPKEAFLCECPKCGDKDARRETDTMDTFVDSSWYYLRYLDAQNSERIFDPTLANKFMPVDLYIGGKEHAVLHLYYARFMNHFLHSCGLSPTSEPFSRLLVQGMVMGRSFRVKGSGRYVPESEVEIVNAKKNQAVLKETKEPVVMTWEKMSKSKLNGVEPSDMFNEYGTDTTRLIILADVAPTSHRNWSSTTFPGILNWQKRLWLTLQDFQEAREDQTPSEVVATSEEFLAEDAKLFDARNFYVKGATFNYRHAHQLSVAISKMQGLTNSLRRTPKHVLRHGKQFERALAAQIIMIAPMAPHFASELWSKFVAIPGRLNPASQELQWSEDVLAQRWPDIDAAYNLDLSIKVNGFENCVIKVQRTHLDKVTHSDALDIAFNTESVTSYLIDKKIRNTNFVLYPGIEAILNIYVDKAQKTQKPASSDDAEAQPRA, encoded by the exons ATGCAAGCGCTGAGAACTAGGCGCCCATGGAGAGGGGCGTATTGGAGCAGTTGGAGGCGATTGCTCACCCAAAGCTGCACGGGAAATGAG AATCCCGAGTTAACTAACGATGTCAAGCACCGGATTGAGGCCCACTGGCGGGAGCAGCTCAGTGGTGGGCAGTTCAACCCCAAGGAATCGCAGGACAAGTACTATGTGCTCTCCATGTTCCCGTACCCCTCGGGCAATCTCCACATGGGCCATGTGCGCGTCTACACCATCGCCGATTCGGTGGCTCGCTTCCAGCGGATGTGCGGCAAGAATGTGTTCCAGCCTATGGGCTGGGATTCCTTTGGTCTGCCCGCCGAGAATGCCGCCAATCAGCGGGGAGTGGAGCCCGCATCCTGGACAGAGCAAAACATCGCACAAATGAAGGATCAACTCAAGCGACTCGGCTGCTCCTTCGACTGGAACCACGAACTGTCCACCTGCAGTCCGCAGTACTACAAGTGGACGCAGAACCTGTTCCTTATGCTGCATCGCCATGGATTGGCCTACCAAAATGAAGCCCTGGTCAACTGGGATCCGGTGGACAAGACCGTACTCGCCGACGAGCAGGTTGACGCCAATGGCTGCTCGTGGCGATCGGGTGCCAAGGTGGAGAAGAAACTCCTTAGGCAGTGGTTCATCAGGACGAGTGCGTATGCTAAGCAGTTGCTGGATGGCCTGGAGGATCCCACGCTGCGGGATTGGAGGGACATCATCAACCTGCAGCGCCACTGGATTGGAGAATGCGATGGCTACGCCTTCAACCTGCTCACCTCCGCCTCTGGATTGCTACGGGTGTGGACTGCTCATCCGGAGCACTTGAAGGATCCCCATGCCTTCCTCGTGCTGCGCAACAATCATCATCTGTCCAAGCTAGAGGATGCATCCAGCTTCAGCGCGGAGAATCCCTTTGCGGGCACCACAATGCCTGTGGTCTTTGGCGACGAAGTGACCTTCCCTCCGAAGTGCGATGTTTACCTGGCAGCGCCCAGTTTCCGCGACGAGGACAAGGAGCTTTGGGAGTCATACGGGCAGGCATTTACTTCCTCTGACAAGGAGGAGGTCAGCTTAAGTCCGGCCAACTGGGAGCTGTTGAGGAAGGAGGTGCTCCAGACAGCCACACGGCTCAATGTGGGCGGCTATCGGGTGTCCTCGAAGCTACAGGATTGGCTGATCTCACGGCAGCGCTACTGGGGCACTCCGATTCCCATTGTACACTGTCCAAAGTGCGGAGCAGTGCCAGTACCAGAAGAGCAGCTGCCAGTATCTTTGCCGCCTAAGGATTCCCCCAAAGAAGCATTCCTTTGCGAGTGCCCCAAGTGTGGGGACAAGGATGCGCGAAGGGAGACGGATACGATGGACACATTTGTGGACAGCTCCTGGTACTATTTGCGTTACTTGGATGCCCAAAACTCAGAGCGTATTTTTGATCCCACGTTGGCCAACAAGTTTATGCCCGTGGATCTGTACATCGGGGGAAAGGAGCACGCCGTGCTGCATCTCTATTACGCCCGTTTCATGAACCACTTTCTGCACAGCTGTGGTCTCTCGCCTACCAGTGAACCCTTCTCCCGCCTGCTGGTTCAGGGCATGGTCATGGGACGATCCTTCCGGGTGAAGGGCAGCGGACGTTATGTGCCCGAATCGGAAGTGGAGATTGTGAACGCCAAGAAGAACCAGGCGGTGCTGAAGGAAACCAAAGAGCCCGTGGTCATGACCTGGGAAAAGATGTCCAAATCAAAGCTGAATGGCGTGGAGCCCAGTGATATGTTCAATGAGTACGGAACGGACACAACGAGACTGATCATCCTGGCCGACGTGGCGCCCACCTCGCATCGCAACTGGTCCAGCACAA CATTTCCCGGCATCCTAAACTGGCAGAAGCGGCTTTGGCTGACCCTGCAGGATTTCCAAGAGGCTCGCGAGGATCAAACTCCCTCAGAGGTTGTGGCCACCAGCGAAGAGTTCCTGGCAGAGGATGCCAAGCTATTCGATGCCCGCAACTTCTATGTAAAAGGAGCCACCTTTAACTACCGCCATGCACATCAACTCAGTGTGGCTATCTCCAAGATGCAGGGACTGACGAATTCTCTGAGG CGCACACCAAAACATGTCCTGCGACATGGAAAGCAATTTGAGCGGGCTCTGGCCGCCCAGATCATCATGATCGCACCAATGGCTCCGCACTTCGCCTCCGAACTGTGGTCCAAGTTCGTGGCCATACCTGGCAGATTGAATCCCGCCAGTCAGGAGCTGCAGTGGAGCGAGGATGTGTTGGCCCAACGCTGGCCAGACATCGATGCTGCGTACAACCTGGATCTTAGCATCAAAGTAAATGGATTTGAGAATTGTGTGATCAAAGTCCAGCGCACACACTTGGATAAGGTGACGCACAGCGATGCCCTGGACATTGCCTTCAACACGGAATCGGTGACATCATACCTCATCGACAAGAAAATACGAAACACCAACTTTGTGCTCTATCCCGGCATCGAGGCTATCCTAAACATCTATGTGGATAAGGCGCAAAAGACACAAAAGCCGGCGAGCAGCGATGATGCGGAGGCTCAGCCGCGGGCATAG
- the LOC118877274 gene encoding uncharacterized protein: MTEPISAAVQRRRQLLHSVESLRGRVRQVLKCVINLHIEFLVLESDVAALLDEVREFNDDHEEMRRLDRMIEALRDYSGPTICHEWPYPLIFKGTIDEAHVAQILNASELEKDVEEELVKMSNGRNCLQLDSDLVTSQRRSKILWFSRRSSRKRAERSKELHPIV; this comes from the exons ATGACGGAGCCAATTAGTGCGGCGGTGCAGCGCAGGAGGCAGCTGCTCCACAGCGTTGAAAGTTTGCGCGGTCGTGTCCGCCAAGTGCTGAAATGTGTTATTAATCTGCATATTGAGTTTTTG GTGCTCGAATCCGATGTGGCCGCTTTGTTGGATGAGGTGCGGGAATTCAACGATGACCACGAGGAGATGCGGCGTCTGGACAGGATGATAGAGGCTCTGAGGGACTACAGTGGACCCACGATATGCCACGAGTGGCCCTATCCCCTCATCTTCAAAGGCACAATTGACGAGGCGCATGTCGCACAAATACTCAATGCCAGTGAGTTGGAGAAGGATGTGGAGGAGGAGCTGGTTAAGATGTCCAACGGTAGGAACTGCCTCCAGCTGGATTCCGATTTGGTCACAAGTCAAAGGCGATCCAAAATCCTGTGGTTCTCCAGGAGGAGCAGCCGAAAACGAGCTGAGCGTTCAAAGGAACTTCATCCGATTGTATAA